A segment of the Allosaccharopolyspora coralli genome:
CGAGCTCGGGGCCGACTTCTACGCCACCAGTGTCTACAAGTGGTCCGGGCCGCACATCGGCTGTGTCGTGGCCGATCCGGGGGTGCTCGACGGGCTCGCGCCGGACAAGCTGGTCCCGTCGCCGGACACGGTTCCCGAGCGCTTCGAAACCGGCACCGCCCCCTTCGCGTCACTCGCCGGGGTGACCGCCGCTGTCGAGCACTTGGCAGGCCTCGACAACGAGGCCACCGGAAGCCGGCGCGAACGATTGGCGCTGTCTCGCAGGTCGGCTGCCGAGCACGAACAGACTCTGGCGGCGGGGATGATCGACGGACTCGCCGCGGTGGCGGGGGTGCACCGGTACGGGCCGTCCGCAGGCGAGCGCACGCCGACCGTGCTGTTCGGCCTCCGCGACCGGACACCGGCCGAGATCGCAGCGAAGCTCGCGGAGAGCGGAGTCAACGTCTCGCACGGTCACAGCTACGCATGGGAAGCCGTGCACGCGCTCGGGCTTGGGGCGAGCGGAGCGGTGCGCGCGAGCCTGTCGCACTACTCGGACGAGTCGGACGTGCAGCGACTGCTCGACGCGGTCGCCGACCTCGTCTGACTCCGGACACGGCCGAAGCCCCGGAAGAGTCGGAACTCTTCCGGGGCTTCGTGGTCTCGTAGGCCGGTTCGGCCGGTCGGACCCTTACCGCTCGTCCTGCTGGATTTCGGCCTCACTGTCGCGCAAGCCCTGCTCGAACTCGCGGCCGTGGTGCCCACAGAACAGCAGCTCCCCGCCGGACTTCAATACGGCGCGAAGCTTCGCAGCGGCCCCGCAGCGGTCGCAGCGGTCGGCGGCGGTCAGCTCGGGGCGGGTGAGCGTACCTGTCATCGTGATCTCCCTCCGTCCCGGCGCCGGCTCCACAGTTCCGGCGCCCTCGACTTGCTACGACCGACGGTGGCCCGCTGGCTGTCGGGTCCGTCCTCGTGCTTCCACTCTTGCAGACGTCTGGGCCCGCGTCAGTGTTCCCGCACGGTGTCGCGACCCGTGTCACGGCGAAGTACCTGTTTGCAGCAGCCGCGGTCGCAGCGGGTGATCAAAAACCAGAAAACCCGTTGCGACATGGGAAAACGGTCTCGACGGTGACGAGATGCCGACGTGCCGGAGGTGGCCCTGCCGGACGCATCAGTGCTGCAGATCACATCATCCGGGCGGCTCGCCTAGCTGATATTCCGCTGCGAGTGAACGCGGTGATTCTCAAACGGTGAGACGGGTGTGTCACACGCGTGTGCCCTGAAGCGGGGGAGCCCGTCGTGCGGGCGAACGAAAGCCTTCAGGCGCCCGATGCAGGGC
Coding sequences within it:
- a CDS encoding DUF7455 domain-containing protein; this encodes MTGTLTRPELTAADRCDRCGAAAKLRAVLKSGGELLFCGHHGREFEQGLRDSEAEIQQDER